In Psychrobacter sp. P11G3, a single genomic region encodes these proteins:
- a CDS encoding cytochrome c yields MADTVSLTRDTLPSRITLPNVSPANSALANRGAYVARTADCMACHRDDYSGGVPIETPIGNIYSTNITPSTRYGIGNYTEADFKKALQKGRAPNHQLYPAMPYPSYHGMTDEDISALFAYFQTVPIVDKPPEKTTHLPFPLNIRSLMLAWNVINVPSTENRSGLTNTQQRGEYLVNNLEHCGTCHTPRNLTQGLDKDRYLSGAPLGKWFAPNITPDNDTGIGLWSEMDIVNYLRTGTIDKRAYAGGPMAEAVAHSTRYLTDEDLIAMADYLKVVPAIKTDDYLIPVNVSRLPQPVSNSITYNLLEQKDYLAQAKTNIVISANNSGLNSNSPKELYLTHCASCHGVDGYAQPDARYASIVGLSSIRRVKPDALIGVIAFGAKGAFNTAPKMPGFSKDLSPTQIADITNYVRVKFGGLPNSDVSADDVIRVIKEKS; encoded by the coding sequence ATGGCAGACACTGTCAGTTTGACAAGAGATACTTTACCCAGTCGAATAACCCTACCAAATGTCAGCCCTGCTAATAGTGCGCTTGCCAATCGCGGCGCTTACGTGGCGCGTACCGCTGACTGTATGGCTTGCCACCGTGATGACTATAGTGGCGGCGTACCAATTGAGACACCCATTGGCAATATCTATTCGACCAATATCACACCATCGACGCGCTATGGCATCGGCAACTATACCGAAGCCGATTTCAAAAAGGCCTTGCAAAAAGGTCGTGCACCCAATCATCAGCTTTATCCTGCGATGCCTTACCCGTCTTATCATGGCATGACAGATGAGGATATCAGCGCCTTGTTCGCGTACTTTCAGACCGTTCCTATCGTAGACAAACCACCTGAAAAAACCACTCATTTGCCTTTCCCGTTAAATATTCGTAGCTTAATGCTGGCATGGAATGTCATCAATGTGCCCTCTACTGAAAATCGCTCAGGGCTGACGAACACTCAGCAGCGCGGTGAATATTTGGTCAATAACTTAGAGCACTGCGGCACTTGTCATACACCGCGCAACTTAACTCAAGGCCTCGATAAAGACCGCTATTTATCCGGCGCACCACTTGGTAAATGGTTTGCACCGAATATCACGCCTGACAACGATACGGGTATCGGCCTTTGGAGCGAAATGGATATCGTAAATTATCTACGTACAGGCACGATTGATAAGCGCGCTTATGCGGGCGGCCCGATGGCAGAAGCCGTGGCGCATAGTACGCGTTATCTCACTGATGAAGACCTGATAGCGATGGCTGACTATTTAAAAGTCGTTCCAGCCATTAAGACCGATGATTATCTGATACCAGTCAATGTGTCTCGCCTGCCGCAGCCAGTCAGCAACTCCATTACTTATAACTTACTTGAACAAAAAGACTATCTAGCGCAGGCCAAAACGAATATTGTCATCAGTGCCAACAATAGCGGTCTGAACAGCAACTCGCCAAAAGAGTTGTATCTGACACATTGCGCCAGCTGTCATGGCGTCGATGGTTACGCCCAGCCCGATGCGCGTTATGCATCCATCGTTGGTCTCAGTAGTATTCGCCGCGTAAAACCTGATGCACTCATTGGCGTCATTGCATTTGGGGCAAAAGGTGCATTTAACACAGCACCAAAAATGCCCGGCTTTTCAAAAGACTTAAGCCCTACACAGATTGCTGATATTACTAACTACGTACGAGTTAAATTTGGTGGTTTACCAAACAGCGATGTCAGCGCGGATGATGTGATACGCGTGATAAAAGAGAAAAGTTAG
- a CDS encoding PAP2 family lipid A phosphatase, with translation MTSENNAMTWDWLKLLCVTIMATLVFEHSQLDVRISEIFYNNGHWLLEKGAQPYAFIFYDLPKVLLIILAVYLIAVLIIKYRQSRLNATAPNRNKLNRSKLSHYKLDKSLLPLSMREISYLLIILAIVPATIATLKGVTHVSCPNDLAIFNGDLPYLNLWQNIVAATPARCFPAAHASAGFSLYGLAFLPTLRKYCYQIVISVTVLGWTMGLYKMLFGDHFFSHTLVSMLLSLTIACALAALFFKQSIKNKTHSTNDDKRHTDISLSSIEHSNT, from the coding sequence ATGACTTCAGAAAACAACGCAATGACTTGGGACTGGCTAAAACTACTGTGCGTGACCATCATGGCCACCTTAGTTTTTGAGCACAGTCAGTTAGATGTACGCATCAGTGAGATTTTTTACAATAATGGACACTGGCTACTCGAAAAAGGCGCACAGCCTTATGCATTTATCTTTTATGATTTGCCCAAAGTATTATTGATTATATTGGCTGTCTATCTCATAGCGGTTTTAATCATCAAGTATAGACAGTCAAGGCTTAATGCTACTGCACCAAACCGTAATAAGCTCAATCGCAGTAAGCTCAGTCATTATAAGCTTGATAAATCTCTGCTTCCTTTATCTATGCGCGAGATTAGCTACCTACTGATTATATTGGCGATTGTACCTGCTACTATTGCCACGCTCAAAGGCGTCACCCATGTTAGCTGCCCAAATGACTTAGCTATTTTTAATGGGGATTTACCCTACCTCAACCTTTGGCAAAACATCGTAGCAGCAACGCCTGCCAGATGCTTCCCAGCGGCTCACGCCAGCGCAGGGTTTTCTTTATATGGACTGGCTTTTTTACCGACATTAAGAAAATACTGCTACCAGATAGTCATATCAGTAACGGTCTTAGGCTGGACAATGGGACTGTATAAGATGCTGTTTGGCGATCACTTCTTTAGCCATACATTGGTCTCAATGCTACTGTCATTAACCATAGCCTGTGCGCTCGCAGCCCTATTTTTCAAACAATCGATTAAGAATAAAACACACAGCACCAACGACGATAAAAGACATACTGATATTAGCTTGTCTAGCATTGAGCACTCTAATACTTAA
- a CDS encoding flavin monoamine oxidase family protein codes for MNDLLQSPTRRQLLSMIGKTAGATAMYQAMTTLGFASESSFKEEMNLKGAPAGASIVVLGAGLGGLTAAYELRKAGYKVTVLEYQNRGGGRSWTLNSGDKYTELGGAEVTCDFKQGNYFNGGPWRLPIHHYAVFHYCKKFGVALQPFIQTNDRAYLHRTNHFDGAPQRLGEVQSDIRGYVSELLSKAVNKGSLDSTVDKEDKEKLLEGLKGWGVLDNNYRYIKSHETGKHRGYSVYPGGGLMPDAKPSTPIPMDKLLDSGMWSDIYSNYTVHVHQPTMFQPVGGMGKIGDAFTRECRDMITFNAKVTKINQDETGVTVDYVDSNSPDSAAKTVRADWCICTIPLSILTQIDINVSAPMKQAMAAVPYDSSYKVGLEFKRRFWEEDEWIYGGITYTDMPISQISYPSQDMFSSGSGVLLGAYGFGEASYKFNSLTPKERINAALAYGKQIHPQYTKEFRSGTSVAWHRIPWSLGCYGIWSESSREQYYETLCEMDHRIVLAGEHCSHIPAWQEGAILSGMDAAKRLHQKAKKLG; via the coding sequence ATGAATGACCTGCTCCAATCTCCCACACGGCGGCAACTGCTCTCAATGATAGGTAAAACGGCAGGCGCGACCGCGATGTATCAAGCGATGACCACGTTGGGGTTTGCATCCGAGTCGAGCTTCAAAGAAGAGATGAATCTTAAAGGCGCACCGGCTGGCGCTAGTATCGTGGTTTTGGGTGCAGGATTGGGCGGTCTTACTGCTGCCTATGAGCTGCGCAAAGCAGGCTACAAAGTCACTGTGCTTGAGTACCAAAATCGTGGCGGTGGACGTAGCTGGACACTCAATAGTGGTGACAAATATACTGAACTTGGCGGTGCTGAGGTCACTTGCGACTTTAAACAAGGCAATTACTTTAATGGTGGGCCATGGCGCTTGCCCATTCATCACTACGCGGTCTTTCATTACTGCAAAAAGTTCGGCGTGGCATTGCAGCCCTTTATCCAAACCAATGATCGTGCTTATCTGCATCGTACCAATCACTTCGATGGTGCACCGCAGCGCTTGGGCGAAGTGCAAAGCGATATACGCGGTTATGTGTCAGAGTTGTTGTCCAAAGCCGTCAATAAAGGCAGCCTCGATAGTACGGTAGATAAAGAGGACAAAGAAAAATTACTCGAAGGTCTCAAGGGCTGGGGCGTGTTAGATAACAACTATCGCTATATCAAAAGTCATGAAACAGGTAAGCATCGTGGCTATAGTGTGTATCCAGGTGGTGGATTGATGCCGGATGCCAAGCCATCAACCCCCATACCAATGGATAAACTATTAGACTCAGGTATGTGGTCGGATATTTATAGCAACTATACCGTGCATGTGCATCAACCAACGATGTTTCAGCCTGTCGGCGGTATGGGGAAAATCGGTGATGCGTTCACACGTGAATGCCGCGATATGATTACGTTCAATGCCAAAGTCACTAAAATCAATCAAGACGAAACTGGGGTTACCGTTGACTATGTCGATAGCAATAGCCCTGACAGTGCAGCCAAAACCGTGCGCGCGGATTGGTGCATTTGCACTATTCCCTTATCCATATTGACGCAGATTGATATCAATGTCTCCGCGCCAATGAAACAAGCGATGGCAGCCGTTCCTTATGACAGCTCGTATAAAGTAGGTTTGGAGTTCAAACGAAGGTTTTGGGAAGAGGATGAATGGATCTATGGCGGCATCACTTATACCGATATGCCTATCTCACAAATCTCCTACCCGTCACAAGATATGTTTAGCTCAGGATCGGGCGTGCTACTTGGCGCGTATGGATTTGGGGAAGCCTCATACAAATTTAACTCATTGACACCTAAAGAACGTATCAATGCCGCACTCGCCTATGGCAAACAGATTCATCCGCAATATACCAAAGAGTTCCGTTCGGGCACGTCTGTCGCATGGCACCGTATCCCTTGGTCGCTTGGCTGCTACGGTATTTGGAGCGAGTCCAGCCGTGAGCAGTACTATGAGACACTCTGCGAAATGGACCATCGTATCGTACTGGCAGGTGAGCACTGTTCGCACATTCCTGCGTGGCAAGAAGGCGCGATTCTATCTGGTATGGATGCCGCCAAACGCTTGCACCAAAAGGCTAAAAAGCTTGGATAG
- a CDS encoding YceI family protein, translating into MRLLSIRPKPSYIYSSLTIPLLLVGTANSSQAASYAINPASTHIRFAIERFKSSATTGGFYNIEGQLQYDPNRRTGDISLIIPINSLNTGNPSFNNSLTGPEFFDMQRFPSAYFESTKWHFNQDKKSPQVTRVDGQLTLHGETHPISLTATKFDCYLNTSIRKDVCGGEFTATINRTKWNINKFAWFGLTKNLDLSIKVEAARQ; encoded by the coding sequence ATGCGCTTGTTGTCTATTAGGCCAAAACCATCGTATATCTATTCTTCTTTGACCATTCCATTGCTACTCGTAGGCACTGCAAATAGCAGTCAAGCTGCTAGTTACGCTATTAATCCTGCCAGCACTCATATCCGATTTGCTATCGAACGCTTTAAGAGTTCAGCCACGACTGGTGGCTTTTACAATATCGAAGGTCAATTGCAATACGATCCAAACCGAAGAACAGGCGACATTTCACTGATCATACCGATAAATTCCTTAAATACGGGCAACCCTTCTTTTAATAATAGTCTAACTGGGCCTGAATTTTTTGATATGCAGAGATTTCCTTCAGCATATTTTGAATCGACGAAATGGCATTTTAATCAAGATAAAAAAAGCCCTCAGGTCACTCGGGTAGATGGACAACTGACTCTGCATGGTGAGACCCACCCAATTAGCCTAACCGCGACTAAGTTTGATTGTTATCTAAACACGAGCATCAGAAAAGATGTTTGCGGTGGCGAGTTCACTGCTACGATTAATCGCACAAAATGGAATATCAATAAATTCGCTTGGTTCGGACTGACCAAAAACCTTGACTTAAGTATCAAGGTCGAAGCCGCCAGACAGTAG